One segment of Thermodesulfobacteriota bacterium DNA contains the following:
- the pilB gene encoding type IV-A pilus assembly ATPase PilB: MKEQNISNRIGDILIKEDVISLDQLKNAIEEQKHSGKRLGETLLNLGYIDENQLVAYLSKQYGVPAIDLDQFEVMPEILKVVPRESAIKHKLIPINRSGSTLVVAMSDPSNIFAIDDLKFATGKNIEVVVTSERAIQNAIEKYYGSQRDWEEKVKAEQSMGAVDKLFGELEDYALDVIGEEEINVGELERASEEAPVIKLVNHILLDAMRRGASDIHIEPYEKDYRVRYRIDGVLYDTMRPPSKLKNAVSSRVKIMANLDIAERRLPQDGRIKIQVGHGRNMEYRVSVIPTLFGEKVVMRLLDKESLQLDLTKLGFEEDQLRGFRDSIYKPYGMVLITGPTGSGKTTTLYSSLMELNRQDVNISTAEDPVEYSLPGVNQVQIHEEIGLTFAAALRSFLRQDPDIILVGEIRDYETAEIAIKAALTGHLVLSTLHTNDAPSTVTRLLNMGVEPFLVTASLNSIVAQRLMRKICPDCREEVEVSPQVLIDLGVSPKEVSDYIIYKGRGDGCKTCLGTGYKGRVAVYEVMLLTEELKEFILSGASALELKREAIRQGMKTLRHSAINKLKQGVTTVEEVVRTTSSDS, encoded by the coding sequence ATGAAGGAACAGAACATAAGTAACCGTATAGGGGATATCTTAATCAAAGAAGACGTTATCAGCCTTGATCAACTTAAGAATGCTATCGAGGAGCAAAAACATTCGGGAAAGAGGTTAGGAGAGACCCTTCTTAACTTAGGTTATATAGATGAAAATCAACTGGTTGCCTACTTGAGCAAGCAATACGGCGTCCCGGCTATCGACCTTGACCAGTTTGAAGTAATGCCCGAAATCCTGAAGGTAGTTCCCAGGGAATCGGCTATTAAACATAAACTTATCCCAATTAACCGTTCTGGGTCTACCCTGGTTGTAGCTATGTCTGACCCCTCTAATATATTTGCCATTGACGACCTTAAATTTGCTACGGGTAAAAACATCGAAGTGGTAGTTACATCAGAGAGAGCCATTCAAAATGCAATCGAAAAGTACTATGGTTCTCAAAGGGACTGGGAGGAAAAAGTAAAGGCAGAACAGAGCATGGGTGCGGTGGACAAGCTTTTTGGCGAATTGGAAGATTATGCTCTGGATGTCATCGGGGAAGAAGAGATAAATGTTGGAGAGCTGGAAAGGGCCTCGGAAGAAGCTCCGGTTATAAAGCTTGTTAATCACATACTGCTAGATGCCATGAGACGAGGGGCAAGCGACATTCATATCGAACCGTATGAGAAGGATTATAGAGTTAGATACCGAATCGATGGTGTACTGTATGACACCATGCGGCCACCCTCAAAACTTAAAAATGCGGTTTCTTCGAGAGTCAAGATTATGGCTAACCTGGACATCGCCGAGAGGAGACTCCCTCAAGACGGCCGTATAAAAATCCAGGTTGGTCACGGAAGAAACATGGAATACCGCGTTTCTGTGATCCCTACTCTATTCGGAGAAAAGGTGGTAATGAGACTTCTGGATAAGGAGTCTCTGCAACTTGACCTGACTAAGCTTGGTTTCGAAGAGGACCAACTGAGAGGATTTAGAGATTCTATTTACAAGCCCTACGGAATGGTCTTGATAACCGGCCCTACCGGAAGTGGAAAAACTACCACACTATATTCCAGTTTAATGGAACTGAATCGTCAGGATGTCAATATATCCACTGCCGAAGACCCGGTTGAGTACAGTCTGCCCGGCGTGAACCAGGTGCAGATTCATGAGGAAATCGGGCTTACTTTTGCGGCAGCGCTAAGGTCATTTTTAAGACAAGACCCGGACATAATACTGGTTGGAGAAATCCGAGACTATGAGACTGCAGAAATTGCAATCAAGGCCGCTCTCACTGGTCACCTTGTGCTCTCTACCCTTCATACGAACGACGCTCCTTCCACAGTTACCCGTCTTCTTAACATGGGTGTAGAGCCTTTCCTAGTAACCGCATCGTTGAACTCTATAGTGGCCCAGAGACTTATGAGGAAGATTTGTCCTGATTGTAGAGAAGAAGTAGAAGTCTCTCCTCAAGTGTTAATCGACCTAGGAGTGTCACCAAAAGAGGTGTCCGACTATATAATATACAAAGGAAGAGGTGACGGCTGTAAAACCTGCCTGGGTACGGGGTACAAGGGAAGGGTGGCCGTATATGAGGTTATGTTACTCACCGAGGAGTTAAAGGAGTTTATCCTGAGCGGAGCGTCGGCATTGGAGCTCAAGCGCGAAGCGATAAGACAGGGAATGAAGACACTCAGGCACAGCGCTATAAATAAGCTCAAACAGGGTGTAACAACCG
- the trmFO gene encoding methylenetetrahydrofolate--tRNA-(uracil(54)-C(5))-methyltransferase (FADH(2)-oxidizing) TrmFO, producing the protein MPKERVVSVIGGGLAGSEAAFQVARFGLRARVFEMRPKNSTPAHKTGDLAELVCSNSLKSDALDNASGILKEEMRILGSIVIEAADQTRLPAGKALAVDRKNFSSYMTKKIEEHPLIEVVREEVKEIPESKDGPVIIATGPLTSESLSEEIRKKTGSSHLYFYDAISPILDADSIDYSVAFRASRYGRGQEEEGDYLNCPLTKDEYYRFIEELLNAEKVETHYFEQAHYFEACLPIEVMAERGKDTLRFGPMRPMGITDPRTGKTPFAVVQLRMENKNGTMYNMVGFQTKLKYPEQRRILRMIPGLEKAEFMRYGSIHRNTYINSPKLLHPTLQLKGKELIFFAGQIVGVEGYVESAAMGVLAGINAARVSMEANPIIPPPQTAIGALIRYITDENIREFQPMNINFGLFPSINDVPKSKKKQFIAERALALIADFKALLPE; encoded by the coding sequence ATGCCCAAAGAAAGAGTGGTTAGCGTTATTGGTGGAGGCCTAGCTGGTTCTGAAGCAGCTTTTCAAGTGGCACGCTTTGGACTCAGGGCCAGGGTCTTTGAGATGAGACCAAAAAACTCTACCCCGGCCCACAAGACTGGAGACTTGGCCGAACTGGTTTGCAGTAACTCTCTTAAATCCGATGCGCTCGATAATGCTAGTGGAATTCTAAAAGAGGAAATGCGGATATTGGGCTCCATTGTGATTGAAGCTGCAGACCAAACTAGGTTACCAGCTGGAAAAGCTCTAGCAGTCGACCGGAAGAATTTTTCCAGCTATATGACTAAAAAGATTGAAGAACATCCTTTAATCGAAGTAGTCAGAGAGGAGGTAAAAGAAATCCCTGAATCAAAAGACGGCCCCGTCATAATTGCAACTGGACCGTTGACTTCAGAATCACTCTCAGAGGAGATTAGAAAGAAGACTGGCTCCTCTCATCTCTATTTTTATGATGCCATCTCCCCAATCCTTGACGCTGATAGCATAGATTACTCCGTTGCTTTTCGGGCTTCGAGATACGGTAGGGGACAAGAAGAAGAGGGTGATTACCTAAACTGTCCACTGACTAAGGATGAGTATTACAGGTTTATAGAAGAACTTCTCAACGCAGAGAAGGTGGAAACGCACTATTTCGAGCAAGCTCACTATTTCGAGGCATGCCTCCCCATAGAGGTAATGGCAGAGAGAGGAAAAGATACCCTTCGTTTCGGTCCGATGAGACCTATGGGCATAACTGACCCTCGCACCGGGAAAACACCTTTTGCAGTGGTCCAGCTAAGGATGGAAAATAAAAACGGAACTATGTACAACATGGTCGGATTCCAAACGAAGCTCAAGTACCCGGAACAACGGAGGATTCTCCGGATGATACCCGGTCTAGAAAAGGCAGAATTCATGAGATATGGTAGCATACACAGAAACACATACATAAATTCGCCCAAGCTTCTTCATCCTACCCTTCAACTTAAGGGAAAAGAACTTATTTTCTTTGCCGGACAGATTGTTGGGGTTGAAGGCTACGTAGAATCTGCAGCGATGGGGGTACTGGCAGGAATAAATGCGGCCCGGGTTTCAATGGAGGCAAACCCAATAATCCCGCCCCCTCAGACCGCGATCGGAGCGCTGATAAGATACATCACAGACGAGAATATAAGGGAATTCCAGCCTATGAATATAAATTTTGGGCTATTTCCTTCAATCAACGATGTGCCGAAGTCTAAGAAAAAGCAGTTCATTGCAGAAAGGGCATTGGCTTTAATTGCAGATTTTAAAGCCTTGCTTCCTGAATAA
- the glyQ gene encoding glycine--tRNA ligase subunit alpha → MTFQELILALQSFWSKQGCIIVQPYDIEKGAGTFHPATFLRCLGPEPWRTAYVEPSRRPTDGRYGENPNRLQHYYQFQVIIKPSPINIQELYLNSLKTFGIDPLRHDIRFVEDDWESPTLGAWGLGWEVWLDGMEITQFTYFQQAGGFDLKPVSAEITYGTERIAMYLQGVESVFDLEWTNGVTYGEIHHQDEVEFSRYNFEESNPEMLRDLFEKFRVECEKLIDNKLPLPAYDYCLKCSHTFNLLDARGAIGVAERASYIGKVRNLAKLCAEAYLREREEMGFPLLKNSPWKKS, encoded by the coding sequence ATGACCTTTCAGGAATTAATCCTTGCACTGCAGAGCTTCTGGTCAAAGCAAGGCTGTATAATCGTTCAACCATACGATATAGAAAAGGGTGCAGGGACCTTTCACCCGGCAACTTTTCTCAGGTGTTTGGGTCCGGAACCCTGGCGAACCGCTTATGTAGAGCCTTCGAGAAGGCCTACAGATGGCAGGTACGGGGAAAATCCTAATAGACTCCAGCACTACTATCAATTCCAGGTGATAATAAAGCCCTCCCCAATAAACATACAGGAGTTATACCTGAATAGCCTCAAGACGTTCGGAATAGACCCGCTTAGGCACGATATAAGGTTTGTAGAGGACGACTGGGAGTCTCCTACTCTCGGAGCCTGGGGATTGGGCTGGGAAGTTTGGCTCGACGGGATGGAAATAACCCAGTTTACATATTTTCAACAGGCCGGAGGGTTCGATTTAAAACCGGTATCTGCCGAAATCACCTACGGTACGGAGAGAATCGCCATGTATCTTCAGGGTGTGGAAAGCGTGTTTGACCTAGAATGGACAAATGGCGTGACCTACGGCGAGATTCACCATCAAGATGAAGTGGAATTCTCCAGATACAATTTTGAAGAATCAAACCCGGAGATGTTGAGAGACCTATTCGAGAAATTCAGAGTGGAATGCGAAAAGCTTATCGATAACAAGCTTCCCCTTCCCGCTTATGACTATTGTCTAAAGTGTTCACATACCTTTAATCTCCTGGATGCACGCGGTGCGATTGGGGTAGCCGAGCGGGCAAGTTACATAGGAAAGGTAAGAAATTTGGCTAAGCTGTGCGCCGAAGCCTACCTGAGAGAACGAGAGGAAATGGGATTCCCTCTTCTTAAAAACAGCCCATGGAAAAAGAGCTAA